The following are encoded in a window of Sulfitobacter sp. S190 genomic DNA:
- a CDS encoding ABC transporter substrate-binding protein has translation MKHFAFKVAAAMTLAATAAHAEPSAEVLHYWTSGGEAKSVAVLQEEFKSNGGVWTDMPVAGGGGDAAGTALRARVLAGNAPAAAQIKGPAIQEWYEEGALADISKVAEENNWDALLPASIAGHMKCEGTWCAAPVNVHRVDWIWANAEILEANGIDMPTSWDEFNAAAEKLQAAGIIPLAHGGQAWQDATVFETVLLGVGGADFYQQALVDLDPEALKSDTMIAVFDQMRTMRGYVDDNFSGRDWNLATAMVMNGEAAFQIMGDWAKGEFLAAGKAPGEDFLCASTPGDGFLYNVDSFAMFDVDGAEKEEGQNLLAKLVMGENFQKTFNLNKGSIPARTDVALDDFDQCAKTSAADMASTSEGGSLLPSYAHGMALYGAQAGAITDVVTAHFNSDMTSQEAVEQLANAIANSL, from the coding sequence ATGAAACATTTCGCATTCAAAGTGGCCGCCGCAATGACGCTGGCCGCGACCGCAGCGCACGCCGAACCCTCGGCCGAGGTGCTGCACTACTGGACATCGGGCGGCGAAGCCAAATCCGTGGCCGTGCTGCAGGAAGAATTCAAATCCAACGGCGGCGTCTGGACGGACATGCCCGTCGCAGGCGGCGGCGGTGACGCGGCCGGAACGGCGCTGCGTGCCCGTGTGCTGGCAGGCAACGCGCCCGCCGCGGCCCAGATCAAAGGCCCCGCCATTCAGGAATGGTACGAAGAAGGCGCGCTGGCCGACATCTCCAAAGTGGCCGAGGAAAACAACTGGGACGCGCTTCTGCCCGCCTCCATCGCGGGTCACATGAAATGCGAAGGCACGTGGTGTGCCGCCCCCGTCAATGTGCACCGCGTCGACTGGATCTGGGCCAACGCCGAAATCCTCGAAGCCAACGGCATCGACATGCCCACCAGCTGGGATGAATTCAACGCCGCCGCCGAAAAGCTGCAAGCCGCAGGGATCATCCCGCTGGCCCACGGCGGTCAGGCCTGGCAGGATGCTACCGTGTTCGAAACGGTCCTGCTCGGTGTCGGGGGCGCGGATTTCTACCAGCAGGCGCTGGTCGATCTGGACCCAGAAGCGCTGAAATCCGACACCATGATCGCCGTGTTCGACCAGATGCGCACCATGCGCGGCTATGTCGATGACAACTTCTCGGGCCGCGACTGGAACCTCGCCACCGCGATGGTCATGAACGGCGAAGCGGCGTTCCAGATTATGGGCGACTGGGCCAAGGGCGAATTCCTCGCGGCGGGCAAAGCACCGGGCGAAGATTTCCTCTGCGCGTCCACCCCCGGCGACGGCTTCCTCTATAACGTCGACAGCTTTGCGATGTTCGACGTGGACGGCGCCGAAAAAGAAGAGGGCCAGAACCTGCTCGCCAAACTGGTGATGGGCGAAAACTTCCAAAAGACGTTCAACCTGAACAAGGGCTCAATCCCCGCGCGCACCGACGTGGCACTGGATGACTTCGACCAATGCGCGAAAACATCCGCCGCCGACATGGCGTCGACCTCCGAAGGCGGCTCGCTGCTGCCCAGCTATGCCCACGGCATGGCGCTCTACGGCGCGCAGGCGGGGGCCATCACCGACGTGGTGACCGCGCACTTCAACTCCGACATGACCTCGCAAGAAGCGGTCGAGCAGTTGGCAAACGCGATCGCCAACAGCCTCTGA
- a CDS encoding response regulator transcription factor: MAIPRILVVDDDVEMRRMMTQFLQQNGSIALPAGSGAEVMRHLDGGRIDLILLDVMLGDESGLEICATLRRDQDVPVIMISALSADHQRMAGYEVGADDYIAKPFNPQLLLARVKAVLSRARRSSSLVHRRKTKVFGFNGWTYDAKRDEVLSPAGVQVALSRRETALLQALLANPFIPLTREEIAAALDVDGTGGDDATGRAIDVLVGRLRGKIEANPKAPRMLRTERGVGYVFAVDVSARDA; encoded by the coding sequence GTGGCAATTCCACGCATACTGGTGGTCGATGACGACGTGGAAATGCGCCGCATGATGACCCAGTTTCTGCAGCAGAACGGATCCATCGCCCTGCCCGCGGGATCGGGGGCGGAGGTCATGCGCCATCTTGACGGGGGCCGCATCGATCTCATTCTGCTCGATGTGATGCTGGGCGATGAAAGCGGGTTGGAGATTTGCGCCACCCTGCGCCGCGATCAGGACGTGCCGGTGATCATGATCTCGGCGCTGTCAGCGGATCACCAGCGCATGGCGGGCTATGAAGTCGGGGCGGATGATTACATCGCCAAGCCGTTCAATCCCCAGCTGTTGCTGGCCCGTGTGAAGGCGGTGCTGTCGCGCGCGCGGCGGTCGTCGTCGCTGGTGCACCGTCGCAAGACCAAGGTTTTCGGCTTCAACGGCTGGACCTATGATGCCAAGCGCGACGAGGTGCTGTCGCCCGCGGGGGTGCAGGTGGCGTTGTCGCGGCGCGAGACCGCGTTGTTACAGGCGTTGCTGGCCAATCCGTTCATTCCGCTGACCCGCGAAGAGATCGCCGCCGCGCTCGACGTGGACGGAACCGGCGGTGATGACGCCACGGGCCGCGCCATTGACGTGCTGGTGGGCCGGTTGCGCGGCAAGATCGAGGCCAACCCGAAGGCGCCCCGGATGCTGCGCACCGAGCGCGGTGTCGGATATGTGTTTGCCGTGGACGTGAGCGCGCGCGACGCATGA
- a CDS encoding HAMP domain-containing sensor histidine kinase, producing the protein MSVRIATLGRQMVLLIAGAVAVGLCAAWVWAQSGAAWRAHQAQAYQAGLLTYPALQNGADAAAGMALRPLSVVDQAMANQGAFERLSGMPRPALVTTVPIRGAQGLGRGGRPVTFVVVSSRLRYRVADLPNRAGQTPAETTAALFRLLASYCADPVVLAHVADEPWVVVEGDAVWGCAARPADRRLLTVVLAILALAVLVTLGLNTAGYFSEFAQTLRARRPMGGPQSYQTRGPAELQDVVAAVNDYLSHERQQLQQRAAVLSGVSHDLGTPATRLRLRTALIGDDDLRDKLEGDIDSMTGMIESVLTYTRAELNSEVPRQLSLRSLIEAIVSDYEDTGRAVRFGGVQAVRMSQTASVFGLGGSDRVLPADGQIIVTARPVSLERAVCNLIDNALKYGRRATVMLEVAAESATIIVEDEGSDTAAKDIEALIAPFQRGDNTMAIEGYGLGLTIVGAIAKLHGGDLSFADSARGLSARLRIARS; encoded by the coding sequence ATGAGCGTGCGGATCGCCACTTTGGGCCGCCAGATGGTGCTGCTGATTGCGGGGGCCGTGGCGGTGGGCCTGTGCGCCGCGTGGGTCTGGGCGCAGTCGGGCGCGGCGTGGCGCGCGCATCAGGCGCAGGCCTATCAGGCGGGGCTGCTGACTTATCCCGCGTTGCAGAACGGCGCCGATGCCGCCGCCGGAATGGCGCTGCGCCCGCTGTCGGTTGTCGATCAGGCGATGGCAAACCAGGGTGCGTTCGAGCGGTTATCGGGGATGCCGCGGCCCGCCTTGGTGACCACGGTGCCGATCCGCGGGGCGCAGGGGCTGGGCCGCGGCGGGCGGCCCGTGACTTTTGTGGTGGTGTCGTCGCGCCTGCGCTACAGGGTGGCCGATCTGCCAAACCGCGCAGGTCAGACCCCCGCCGAAACAACCGCCGCGCTGTTTCGGTTGCTGGCGTCCTATTGCGCCGATCCTGTCGTGCTGGCGCATGTGGCCGACGAACCGTGGGTGGTGGTGGAGGGAGATGCCGTGTGGGGCTGTGCCGCGCGGCCCGCCGACAGGCGTTTGCTGACGGTGGTGCTGGCGATCCTCGCGCTGGCGGTGCTGGTGACGCTGGGCCTGAACACGGCGGGGTATTTCAGCGAGTTTGCCCAGACCCTGCGCGCCCGCCGCCCGATGGGCGGGCCACAAAGCTATCAGACCCGCGGGCCCGCCGAGTTGCAGGATGTGGTGGCGGCGGTGAACGACTATCTGAGCCACGAGCGCCAGCAGTTGCAGCAAAGGGCCGCCGTGCTGTCGGGGGTCAGCCATGATCTGGGCACCCCCGCCACGCGGCTGCGGCTGCGCACGGCGCTGATCGGCGACGATGATCTGCGCGACAAGCTGGAGGGTGACATCGACAGCATGACCGGCATGATCGAAAGCGTGCTGACCTATACGCGCGCGGAGCTGAATTCGGAAGTGCCGCGCCAGTTGTCGTTGCGCTCGCTGATCGAGGCGATCGTGTCGGATTACGAGGACACGGGCCGCGCGGTGCGTTTTGGCGGTGTGCAGGCGGTGCGGATGAGCCAGACCGCGTCTGTTTTCGGTCTGGGCGGCAGTGACCGCGTCTTGCCCGCCGACGGGCAGATCATCGTCACCGCGCGGCCTGTGTCACTCGAGCGGGCGGTGTGCAACCTGATCGACAACGCGCTGAAATACGGCCGCCGCGCCACTGTGATGCTGGAGGTGGCCGCCGAAAGTGCGACCATCATCGTCGAGGACGAGGGCTCCGACACGGCCGCCAAGGACATCGAGGCGCTGATTGCGCCGTTCCAGCGGGGCGACAACACCATGGCCATCGAGGGCTACGGTCTGGGCCTGACCATCGTGGGGGCGATTGCCAAGCTGCACGGCGGCGACCTGAGCTTTGCCGACAGCGCAAGGGGGCTGAGCGCGCGGCTGCGCATCGCGCGCAGCTAG
- a CDS encoding aspartate/glutamate racemase family protein, whose amino-acid sequence MTALTVLQLDTHFPRVAGDVGSPHSYLEVPQIIRVPGAGVAGIVTDRPQDIDITPFQDALAQAHGDLVVTSCGFLAPWQDHLAAQTDRPFIASALSALDDLAQFFTPSEVLIVTFDAARLGAAHLGQHADFAGSICGLPPDMHLRRVIEGDSDTLDTARATQDLVGLLQTHVDPVAHRHILLECTNLPPYAPALRATFGLAVTDVLTCIERARPGTVKPRFLA is encoded by the coding sequence ATGACCGCGCTCACGGTCCTGCAACTGGATACGCACTTTCCGCGCGTGGCCGGAGACGTGGGATCCCCCCACAGCTATCTCGAAGTGCCGCAGATCATCCGCGTGCCGGGCGCCGGTGTCGCGGGCATCGTGACCGACCGGCCGCAGGACATCGACATCACCCCCTTTCAAGACGCACTGGCACAGGCGCACGGCGATCTGGTCGTGACCTCCTGCGGCTTTCTCGCACCGTGGCAGGATCACCTTGCCGCGCAGACGGACCGCCCGTTCATCGCCTCGGCCCTCTCCGCGCTCGACGATCTGGCACAGTTTTTCACCCCGTCCGAAGTGCTCATCGTCACCTTTGACGCCGCACGGCTGGGGGCGGCGCACCTCGGACAGCACGCCGATTTCGCAGGCTCGATCTGCGGACTGCCGCCTGACATGCACCTGCGCCGCGTTATCGAAGGGGACAGCGATACGCTTGATACGGCACGGGCGACGCAGGATCTCGTCGGCCTGCTGCAGACACATGTCGACCCCGTGGCACACCGCCATATCCTGCTGGAATGTACGAACCTGCCACCCTATGCCCCCGCACTACGGGCCACCTTCGGGCTGGCGGTGACCGATGTTCTGACCTGCATCGAACGGGCACGCCCCGGCACGGTCAAACCGCGGTTTCTGGCCTAG
- a CDS encoding TRAP transporter large permease: MTEAYATIVFLFVLFTLLGSSIWIGLALMGVAWVGMELFTTRPAGDAMITTIWTSSSSWTLTALPLFIWMGEILYRTRLSQDMFRGLAPWMRFLPGGLLHTNIAGCTIFAAVSGSSAATLTTVGKMSIPELRARDYPEYMIIGTLAGAATLGLMIPPSLTLIVYGVSINESIIKLFMAGIIPGLVLAGLFMSYIVAWHFFRPGERPPPEPSMGLRHMLAESRFLIPVLCLVFAVIGSMYFGWATATEAAAVGVLGALTLAAFQRSLTMGTFFESLMGATRTSAMIALILMGAAFLSLSMGFTGLPRALAAWIDQMQLSPITLIAALTVFYIILGMFLDGISSVVLTMAIVEPMVRQAGIDVIWFGIFIVVVVEMAQVTPPIGFNLFVLQGMTRHEIGYISKVALPMVGLMLLMVVILVAFPELATWLPDKISAAQTAQ; the protein is encoded by the coding sequence ATGACCGAAGCCTACGCAACGATCGTCTTTCTGTTTGTGCTGTTCACGCTGCTGGGCTCGTCCATCTGGATCGGGCTGGCGCTGATGGGCGTGGCCTGGGTGGGCATGGAGCTTTTCACCACCCGTCCCGCAGGCGATGCCATGATCACGACCATCTGGACCTCGTCGAGCAGCTGGACACTCACCGCACTGCCGCTGTTCATCTGGATGGGCGAAATCCTCTACCGCACGCGATTGTCCCAGGACATGTTCCGCGGTCTTGCGCCGTGGATGCGGTTCCTGCCGGGCGGGCTGCTGCACACCAATATCGCGGGCTGCACGATCTTCGCCGCCGTGTCGGGCTCCTCGGCTGCGACCCTGACCACCGTGGGCAAGATGTCGATCCCCGAACTGCGCGCGCGGGACTATCCCGAATACATGATCATCGGCACGCTGGCGGGGGCGGCCACGCTGGGGCTGATGATCCCACCCTCGCTCACGCTCATCGTCTACGGCGTGTCGATCAACGAAAGCATCATCAAGCTGTTCATGGCCGGCATCATCCCCGGCCTCGTGCTGGCGGGGCTTTTCATGTCCTACATCGTGGCATGGCACTTCTTCCGGCCCGGCGAACGCCCCCCGCCGGAGCCGTCGATGGGTCTGCGCCACATGCTCGCCGAAAGCCGCTTTCTCATCCCCGTGCTCTGTCTGGTGTTTGCCGTGATCGGATCGATGTACTTCGGCTGGGCCACCGCGACCGAAGCGGCCGCCGTCGGGGTGCTGGGCGCGCTGACGCTCGCGGCCTTCCAACGCTCGCTCACCATGGGCACCTTCTTCGAAAGCCTGATGGGCGCCACCCGCACCTCCGCGATGATCGCGCTCATCCTGATGGGGGCGGCATTCCTGTCGCTGTCGATGGGCTTTACCGGCCTGCCGCGGGCGCTGGCTGCTTGGATCGACCAGATGCAGCTGTCGCCGATCACGCTGATCGCGGCGCTGACGGTGTTCTATATCATTCTGGGCATGTTCCTCGACGGGATTTCCTCGGTGGTGCTGACGATGGCGATTGTCGAACCGATGGTCCGGCAGGCGGGCATCGACGTGATCTGGTTCGGCATCTTCATCGTGGTGGTGGTCGAAATGGCACAGGTCACACCGCCCATCGGGTTCAACCTGTTCGTGCTGCAGGGCATGACACGCCACGAAATCGGCTACATCTCCAAAGTCGCGCTGCCGATGGTGGGGCTGATGCTGCTGATGGTGGTGATCCTCGTGGCCTTCCCCGAACTGGCGACGTGGCTGCCGGACAAGATCAGCGCCGCGCAGACCGCCCAATGA
- a CDS encoding TRAP transporter small permease: MRDWSPVLGLPLWVWLFALPTGFALVCFIAGPRLQRLLRPVWRLLDGVYFTSGAIAACFMVTILGLIVVQMVARWTNVAVPGTTEFAGYAMAATSFFALAHALTRGAHIRVSILLNATRFTRRWLDLLAVFCAAVIATYFARYAIKTNAFSEMLNDRTQGQDQIPEWVVTLLSLPATPLGDWGSAMSNASSDLIYTPVWVPQLAMSAGAVLLAIALWDTLYRTILTGENPIKSEAVE; this comes from the coding sequence ATGCGCGATTGGTCACCCGTTTTGGGATTGCCGCTCTGGGTGTGGCTGTTTGCGCTGCCCACGGGCTTTGCGCTCGTGTGCTTTATCGCGGGGCCGCGGCTGCAACGCCTGTTGCGGCCCGTCTGGCGGCTGCTGGACGGTGTCTATTTCACCTCCGGCGCGATTGCGGCGTGTTTCATGGTGACGATCCTTGGCCTGATCGTGGTGCAGATGGTCGCCCGCTGGACCAACGTGGCCGTGCCGGGCACCACCGAATTCGCGGGCTACGCCATGGCCGCGACCTCTTTCTTCGCGCTGGCCCATGCGCTGACACGCGGGGCACACATCCGCGTGTCGATCCTGCTGAACGCGACCCGGTTCACCCGGCGCTGGCTTGATCTGCTGGCGGTGTTCTGCGCCGCCGTGATCGCCACCTACTTTGCCCGCTACGCGATCAAGACGAATGCCTTCTCGGAAATGCTCAACGACCGCACACAGGGGCAGGACCAGATCCCCGAATGGGTCGTCACGCTGCTGAGCCTGCCCGCCACGCCGCTGGGCGACTGGGGCAGCGCGATGTCCAACGCCTCGTCCGATCTGATCTATACACCCGTCTGGGTGCCGCAGCTTGCGATGTCGGCGGGCGCTGTGCTGCTGGCCATCGCGCTGTGGGATACGCTCTACCGCACCATTCTCACGGGTGAGAACCCCATCAAGTCCGAGGCCGTCGAATGA
- a CDS encoding TRAP transporter substrate-binding protein, which translates to MTRMTTLTAAAVCTFAATGAFADGHAQKWDMPMAYAATNFHSEQGVIFADKVREYTDGAIDITVHPGGSLFGGGDIKRAVQTGQVPIGERFMSAHANEAPLLGWDNLPFLATSYEDNAKLWDVARDTVNAQLADLNLVALYTCPWPGQGFYFAKEVGSSADTQGVKFRSYNSATATFAEELGMIPVQIEAAELSQALATGVASSFISSGATGYDRKVWEHLTHYYKVNAWLPRNYVMVNKQTWEGLDGDTQAALQKAADETAASCAAKSAELSDFYFDELAKNGMTVADASPEFLAELQSIGEKMTAEWLETAGADGQSILDAYNAN; encoded by the coding sequence ATGACCAGAATGACAACACTGACCGCCGCCGCGGTCTGCACATTCGCTGCCACCGGCGCATTCGCCGACGGCCATGCGCAGAAATGGGACATGCCGATGGCCTATGCGGCCACGAATTTCCACTCCGAACAGGGCGTGATTTTTGCCGACAAGGTGCGCGAATACACCGATGGCGCGATCGACATCACCGTGCATCCGGGCGGTTCGCTCTTCGGAGGCGGTGACATCAAACGCGCCGTCCAGACGGGTCAGGTGCCCATCGGCGAACGCTTCATGTCGGCGCACGCCAACGAGGCACCGCTGCTGGGCTGGGACAACCTGCCGTTCCTTGCCACCAGCTACGAAGACAATGCCAAGCTGTGGGACGTCGCGCGCGATACCGTCAACGCCCAGCTGGCGGATCTGAACCTCGTGGCGCTCTATACCTGCCCATGGCCGGGACAGGGTTTCTATTTCGCCAAGGAAGTGGGCTCTTCGGCCGACACGCAGGGCGTGAAATTCCGCTCCTACAACTCCGCCACCGCGACCTTCGCCGAAGAACTGGGCATGATCCCGGTGCAGATCGAAGCGGCCGAACTCAGCCAGGCACTGGCCACCGGCGTGGCCTCGTCGTTCATCTCTTCTGGGGCGACCGGCTACGACCGCAAGGTCTGGGAGCATCTGACGCACTACTACAAGGTCAACGCATGGCTGCCGCGCAACTACGTGATGGTCAACAAACAGACGTGGGAAGGTCTCGATGGCGACACGCAAGCGGCGCTGCAAAAGGCCGCCGATGAAACCGCCGCATCCTGTGCCGCCAAATCCGCCGAACTGTCGGACTTCTATTTCGACGAGCTGGCCAAGAACGGCATGACCGTGGCGGACGCATCGCCCGAATTCCTCGCCGAACTGCAAAGCATCGGCGAAAAGATGACCGCCGAATGGCTTGAAACGGCGGGCGCGGACGGTCAATCGATCCTCGACGCGTATAACGCCAACTAA
- a CDS encoding FAD-binding oxidoreductase, translating to MQVLVAGAGIVGMSCAIWLQRAGMDVTVVDRAGPASGTSHGNAGVLAAGAIVPVTTPGLAKKAPGMLLRRDDPLFLRWSYLPRLLPFLSRYMSYATDAHVDHYAAAMSSLLHDSLDQHRALARGTPAERFISDEDYCFGYASRADFEADSYGWSKRDAQGVPYDVVSGADYAHYDAAYGNAFDVVVRCKNHGRISDPGAYVKALGTHFEEAGGRILLAEISDIETENGALRALHTSAGTLRADRIVMALGPWSKAIAHKLGVKVPFESERGYHIELVNPSHMPRSAMMVASGKFVITPMEGRIRAAGVVEFGGLDAGPSRAPLDMLRRQVARLLPDVTYDRVIEWMGHRPAPADSLPLIGANDAAGASYSAFGHQHVGLTGGPKTGRLIAQMIAGEVPNMDMSPFDPKKHQGASKR from the coding sequence ATGCAGGTACTGGTGGCAGGCGCGGGAATCGTGGGGATGTCATGCGCCATCTGGCTTCAACGCGCGGGCATGGACGTCACGGTGGTCGACCGTGCAGGCCCCGCCAGCGGCACCAGCCACGGCAACGCGGGCGTGCTGGCGGCGGGCGCAATCGTGCCGGTCACCACGCCGGGTCTGGCGAAAAAAGCGCCTGGCATGCTGTTGCGCCGCGATGATCCGCTGTTCCTGCGCTGGTCCTACCTGCCGCGGCTGCTGCCGTTCCTGTCGCGCTACATGTCCTACGCCACGGATGCCCACGTCGACCACTACGCCGCCGCAATGTCGTCGCTGCTGCACGACAGCCTCGACCAGCACCGCGCGCTCGCACGCGGCACGCCCGCCGAACGGTTCATCTCCGACGAGGATTACTGCTTTGGCTACGCCAGCCGTGCCGATTTCGAGGCCGACAGCTACGGCTGGAGCAAACGCGACGCGCAGGGCGTGCCCTACGACGTCGTCAGCGGCGCCGACTACGCGCACTACGATGCGGCATACGGTAATGCATTCGACGTGGTGGTGCGGTGCAAGAACCACGGCCGCATCAGCGATCCGGGTGCCTACGTCAAGGCGCTCGGCACCCATTTCGAAGAGGCGGGCGGCCGCATCCTGCTCGCCGAAATCTCCGACATCGAAACGGAAAACGGCGCGTTGCGGGCGCTGCACACCTCTGCGGGCACCCTGCGCGCCGACCGGATCGTGATGGCGCTGGGCCCGTGGTCCAAAGCCATTGCCCACAAACTCGGGGTCAAAGTGCCATTCGAAAGCGAGCGCGGCTACCACATAGAACTGGTCAACCCCTCGCACATGCCCCGCTCCGCGATGATGGTGGCGTCGGGCAAATTCGTCATCACCCCGATGGAGGGCCGGATCCGTGCCGCGGGGGTCGTCGAATTTGGCGGGCTTGATGCCGGGCCCAGCCGCGCGCCGCTGGACATGTTGCGCCGACAGGTGGCGCGCCTGCTGCCCGATGTGACCTACGACCGGGTCATCGAATGGATGGGCCACCGCCCCGCACCCGCCGACAGCCTGCCTCTGATCGGGGCCAACGATGCCGCCGGCGCAAGCTACAGCGCCTTTGGCCATCAACATGTCGGATTGACAGGTGGCCCGAAAACGGGTCGTCTGATCGCGCAAATGATCGCGGGCGAAGTGCCGAATATGGACATGAGCCCGTTCGATCCCAAAAAGCATCAAGGCGCATCAAAGCGCTGA
- the edd gene encoding phosphogluconate dehydratase has product MALNQTLDRVTQNIIERSAPTRDAYLARMKDAASKGPARAHLSCSGQAHAYAAAGEDQAQLAEGQTGHLGIVTTYNDMLSAHQPFETYPDQIRAAVRAVGGTAQVAGGVPAMCDGVTQGEPGMELSLFSRDVIALAASVALSHNTFDASVYLGVCDKIVPGLVIAAQAFGHLPAVFLPAGPMTSGLANDEKAKVRQKFAAGEVGRAELMAAEMAAYHGPGTCTFYGTANTNQMLMEFMGLHLPGASFVNPGTPLRDALTTAGAQRALSLSALGNNYTPVADILDEKAFVNGIVGLNATGGSTNLLIHLVAMARAGGIVLDWHDFAELSAVTPLLARVYPNGLADVNHFHAAGGLGYMIGQLLDAGLLHDDTKTVAGEGLENYRQEPKLDGDGGVVWERGAGESLNDKILRPASDPFQPTGGLSRLFGNLGTGVMKISAVAPEHRIVEAPVRVFEDQDAVKAAFKAGEMTGDVIVVVRYQGPKANGMPELHSLTPLLSIMQGRGQKVALVTDGRMSGASGKVPAAIHVCPEAVDGGAISKLRDGDILRVDAEAGVLEILTEGVLERPQAPCDLSANQHGLGRELFATFRQTVGSADTGATIFGR; this is encoded by the coding sequence ATGGCTTTGAACCAGACGTTGGACCGCGTGACCCAGAATATCATCGAGCGCAGCGCGCCGACCCGCGATGCGTATCTTGCCCGGATGAAGGATGCCGCGTCCAAGGGGCCTGCGCGGGCGCATCTGTCGTGCAGCGGACAGGCACATGCCTATGCCGCCGCGGGCGAGGATCAGGCGCAGCTGGCCGAAGGTCAGACCGGGCATCTGGGCATCGTGACCACCTATAACGACATGCTGTCGGCGCATCAGCCTTTCGAGACCTACCCCGACCAGATCCGCGCGGCCGTCCGCGCGGTGGGCGGCACGGCACAGGTTGCGGGCGGTGTGCCTGCCATGTGCGACGGCGTCACCCAGGGCGAGCCGGGCATGGAATTATCGCTGTTTTCGCGTGACGTGATCGCGCTGGCCGCGTCGGTCGCGCTGAGCCACAACACCTTTGACGCGTCTGTCTATCTGGGCGTCTGCGACAAGATCGTGCCGGGATTGGTCATCGCGGCACAGGCGTTTGGCCACCTGCCTGCCGTGTTCCTGCCCGCCGGTCCCATGACATCGGGTCTGGCCAATGACGAAAAGGCCAAGGTCCGCCAGAAATTTGCGGCGGGCGAAGTGGGCCGGGCCGAGTTGATGGCTGCCGAAATGGCCGCCTATCACGGGCCGGGCACCTGCACCTTTTACGGCACCGCCAACACCAACCAGATGCTGATGGAATTCATGGGTCTGCACCTGCCCGGCGCCAGTTTTGTCAATCCCGGCACCCCCTTGCGGGACGCGCTGACAACCGCCGGGGCGCAGCGGGCACTGTCGCTGAGTGCGCTTGGCAACAACTATACGCCGGTGGCCGATATTCTGGACGAAAAGGCGTTTGTGAACGGCATTGTCGGGCTGAACGCGACGGGCGGGTCGACCAATCTGCTGATCCACTTGGTGGCGATGGCGCGGGCCGGTGGCATCGTGCTGGACTGGCATGATTTTGCGGAGCTGTCCGCGGTGACGCCGCTTCTGGCGCGGGTGTATCCCAATGGGCTGGCGGACGTGAACCATTTCCACGCCGCGGGCGGTCTGGGCTATATGATCGGTCAGCTTCTGGACGCGGGGCTGCTGCATGACGACACCAAGACGGTCGCTGGCGAAGGGCTGGAGAACTACCGCCAGGAACCCAAGCTGGACGGTGACGGCGGCGTTGTGTGGGAGCGCGGTGCGGGCGAGAGCCTGAACGACAAGATATTGCGCCCTGCCTCTGATCCGTTCCAGCCGACCGGCGGTCTGTCGCGGCTGTTCGGCAACCTCGGCACAGGCGTGATGAAGATTTCCGCCGTGGCGCCCGAGCACCGGATTGTCGAAGCGCCGGTGCGCGTGTTCGAGGATCAGGATGCGGTCAAGGCCGCGTTCAAGGCGGGCGAGATGACGGGCGATGTGATTGTCGTGGTCCGCTATCAGGGGCCCAAGGCAAACGGCATGCCCGAATTGCACAGCCTGACACCGCTTTTGTCGATCATGCAGGGGCGCGGGCAGAAGGTCGCGCTTGTGACCGACGGGCGGATGTCGGGGGCGTCGGGCAAGGTGCCCGCGGCGATCCACGTCTGCCCCGAAGCGGTTGACGGCGGGGCCATCTCGAAGCTGCGCGACGGGGATATCCTGCGCGTCGATGCGGAGGCCGGTGTGCTCGAGATCCTGACGGAGGGCGTGTTGGAGCGCCCGCAGGCACCGTGCGATCTGAGCGCCAACCAGCACGGGCTGGGCCGCGAGCTTTTTGCGACATTCCGCCAGACGGTCGGCTCTGCCGACACCGGCGCCACAATTTTCGGAAGGTAA